One window of Triticum dicoccoides isolate Atlit2015 ecotype Zavitan chromosome 5A, WEW_v2.0, whole genome shotgun sequence genomic DNA carries:
- the LOC119298139 gene encoding zinc finger A20 and AN1 domain-containing stress-associated protein 7-like, translated as MDASATAQKRKCPDKEETAGMCANGCGFFGAAATGNMCSKCYLDHVIIGTANTVAASTGPPEKKAKIIVAVPSSDGAAASSTAAALDSSVTSVKQPPVAANWCATCRKKAGLLGFRCRCEGTCCSVHRYSE; from the coding sequence ATGGACGCATCGGCGACGGCGCAGAAGCGCAAGTGCCCCGACAAGGAGGAGACTGCCGGAATGTGCGCTAACGGCTGCGGCTTCTTCGGCGCCGCCGCCACCGGCAACATGTGCTCCAAGTGCTACCTGGATCACGTCATCATCGGCACCGCTAACACCGTGGCCGCCTCGACCGGGcctccggagaagaaggccaagattaTCGTCGCCGTCCCGTCCTCCGATGGTGCGGCCGCTTCCTCCACCGCAGCCGCACTTGACTCCTCCGTGACGTCCGTGAAGCAGCCGCCGGTGGCGGCCAACTGGTGCGCGACGTGCCGCAAGAAGGCGGGCCTGCTGGGGTTCCGATGCCGCTGCGAGGGCACCTGCTGCAGTGTGCACCGCTACTCGGAGTAG